A single genomic interval of Sceloporus undulatus isolate JIND9_A2432 ecotype Alabama chromosome 2, SceUnd_v1.1, whole genome shotgun sequence harbors:
- the LOC121921602 gene encoding valine--tRNA ligase, mitochondrial-like: MPSPTLNPSPSRNLCSLCRLLLKRYQDAPADTKSYSQASKPGPHGQVGKMAHLKNRAEKQKRQWERLESIEAGLAAELKDEHPRQGKGRAVRDMVQYDIPTVAGEKKDTSGPLPTSYSPRYVEAAWYAWWVKEGFFKPEYQHHLSHQKPETFSLSIPPPNVTGSLHLGHALTVAIEDALVRWKRMQGYKVLWVPGSDHAGIATQAVVERKIWKEQRVRRQELTRERFLQEVWHWKEEKGNEIFQQLKVMGASLDWDRMSFTMDSRFSQAVTEAFVRLHEQGLIYRDRRLVNWSCALQSAISDIEVENRQLAGRTELSVPGIQGKVTFGVLEMFAYKVEGEEGEELLVATTRPETMLGDVAVAVHPDDPRYTHLHGKRLCHPFTGRLIPVITDPLVEREMGTGAVKVTPAHSYADYELAREHRLPFISVIAEDGSMTAECGEWLQGLNRFVAREKVLTALKEKGLHQGAKENPLMLPLCSRSGDVVEILLKNQWFVQCETMAHKALEAVESGNLKLTPKYYEKNWRTWLLSIRYKESSPISPPFLPF; this comes from the exons ATGCCATCACCCACACTTAATCCCAGCCCCAGCCGAAATCTGTGTTCTCTCTGCCGTCTGCTTCTCAAGAGGTACCAAGATGCTCCTGCTGACACGAAGTCTTACTCCCAAGCTAGCAAGCCTGGcccccatggccaagtggggaaaaTGGCTCACCTGAAAAATAGGGCAGAGAAACAGAAACGGCAATGGGAGAGACTTGAATCCATCGAAGCGGGGCTGGCTGCTGAGCTGAAG GATGAGCACCCGAGACAAGGAAAGGGCAGAGCTGTGAGAGACATGGTTCAGTATGACATTCCAACTGTAGCTGGGGAAAAGAAAG ATACATCAGGGCCTCTGCCCACTTCCTATAGCCCACGCTATGTTGAAGCTGCTTGGTATGCTTGGTGGGTGAAAGAAGGCTTTTTCAAACCAGAATACCAG CATCATTTGTCACATCAGAAGCCAgaaacattttctctctctattcCCCCACCTAATGTCACAGGCTCCCTGCACCTGGGCCATGCTTTGACTGTGGCTATTGAAGATGCTTTGGTTCGGTG GAAAAGGATGCAAGGATATAAAGTCCTGTGGGTTCCAGGTTCAGATCATGCTGGAATCGCCACTCAG gCTGTGGtagaaagaaaaatctggaaggaacagAGAGTCCGACGACAAGAGCTTACACGAGAGAGGTTCCTCCAAGAAGTCTGGCACTGGAAAGAAGA aaaagggaatgaaatatttcaacagctgaaagtgatgggagcatcatTGGATTGGGACCGTATGTCTTTTACCATGGACTCT AGATTCTCCCAAGCAGTGACTGAGGCCTTTGTGCGACTGCATGAACAAGGTCTGATATATCGGGATAGACGCCTGGTGAACTGGTCATGTGCTTTGCAATCAGCCATTTCTGACATTGAG GTGGAAAACAGGCAACTTGCTGGACGGACGGAGCTCTCTGTGCCTGGCATCCAGGGCAAAGTAACAtttggggtcttggagatgtttgcATATaaggtagaaggagaggaag GTGAGGAGCTTCTTGTGGCTACTACCCGCCCAGAGACCATGTTAGGAGACGTGGCTGTTGCTGTCCATCCAGATGACCCACGGTACACA catctccaTGGGAAGAGGCTCTGCCATCCATTCACTGGCCGTCTCATTCCTGTCATTACAGATCCCTTGGTGGAACGGGAGATGGGCACAG GGGCTGTGAAAGTAACACCAGCACATAGCTATGCTGACTATGAACTGGCTCGTGAACACAGATTGCCTTTCATTTCGGTTATTGCAGAAGATGGTTCAATGACGGCAGAGTGTGGGGAATGGTTACAG GGCCTGAATAGGTTTGTGGCACGAGAGAAGGTGTTGACTGCTTTGAAGGAGAAGGGTCTTCATCAGGGTGCAAAAGAGAATCCTTTGATGCTTCCTCTTTGCAG CCGTTCTGGGGATGTGGTTGAAATTCTCCTAAAGAACCAGTGGTTTGTCCAGTGTGAAACGATGGCTCACAAAGCCTTAGAG GCTGTGGAATCTGGAAACCTGAAGTTAACGCCTAAATATTATGAGAAGAATTGGAGGACTTGGCTCTTGAGTATCAGGTACAAAGAGAGCAGTCCAATCTCCCCGCCCTTCTTACCCTTTTGA